Proteins co-encoded in one Malus sylvestris chromosome 7, drMalSylv7.2, whole genome shotgun sequence genomic window:
- the LOC126630799 gene encoding LRR receptor-like serine/threonine-protein kinase ERL1 codes for MERRVLWRKKTELVFCFGLALMAVLFPLGSPLNDEGKALMSIKASFSNVANVLLDWNDAHDGDFCSWRGVFCDNVSLSVASLNLSNLNLGGEISPAIGDLGNLEYIDLQGNKLTGQIPDEIGDCASLIHLDLSDNLLYGDIPFSVSKLKKLELLNLKNNQLTGPIPTTLTQIPNLKTLDLAQNELNGEIPRLIYWNEVLQYLGLRGNSLTGSLSPDMCQLTGLWYFDVRGNNLTGTIPDNIGNCTSFEILDISYNQITGEIPYNIGFLQVATLSLQGNRLTGKIPEVIGLMQALAVLDLSENELVGPIPPIFGNLSYTGKLYLHGNKLTGSIPPELGNMSKLSYLQLNDNKLVGRIPAELGKLEQLFELNLANNVLEGPIPHDISSCTALNQFNVHGNRLTGSIPLTFRNLQSLTYLNLSRNYFSGRIAIELGRIINLDTLDLSSNNFSGPVPASVGDLEHLLTLNLSGNHLNGSLPAEFGNLRSVQTIDMSFNNLSGSIPGELGQLQNLAALILNNNNLNGTIPDQLTNCFSLATLNFSYNNLSGVVPPMRNFSRFLPDSFTGNPLLCGNWLGSICSPATKSRALFSRTAVVCMALGFITLLSMVIVAVYKSNQPKDLTMGSGKSGQGPPKLVILHMDMAVHTFDDIMRITENLNEKYIIGYGASSTVYKCILKNSRPMAIKRLYTRYPNDMREFETELETVGRIKHRNLVSLHGYSLSPHGNLLFYDYMENGSLWDLLHGPSKKVKLDWETRLKIAVGAAQGLAYLHHDCNPRIIHRDVKSSNILLDENFEAHLSDFGVAKFIPTAETHASTYVLGTIGYIDPEYARTSRVTEKSDVYSFGVVLLELLTGKKAVEQDSNLHQLILSKADTNTVMESVDPEVSVTCMDLSHVRKTFQLALLCTKRNPTERPTMHEVARVLVSLLPAPATKHCSIPKGIDYAKFVADKEQQKPKSHQQQPRPVQQESHSSDAQWFVRFGEVISKNTL; via the exons ATGGAGAGAAGGGTTTTATGGAGGAAGAAGACGGAGCTCGTCTTCTGCTTTGGGTTAGCTTTAATGGCGGTTCTCTTTCCTCTCGGCTCCCCACTCAACGACGAAg GAAAGGCGTTGATGTCAATTAAGGCGTCGTTCAGCAACGTCGCTAACGTGTTGCTCGACTGGAACGATGCCCATGACGGTGATTTCTGTTCTTGGCGCGGGGTTTTCTGCGACAATGTCAGCCTCTCTGTGGCCTCCTT GAATCTGTCTAATCTGAACCTCGGCGGAGAGATTTCGCCAGCCATCGGAGACCTGGGGAACTTGGAATACAT AGACTTGCAAGGGAATAAGCTGACTGGTCAAATCCCCGATGAGATTGGCGACTGTGCTTCTCTCATACATCT GGATTTGTCTGACAATCTTTTGTATGGAGACATACCATTCTCCGTGTCGAAGCTTaagaagctggagctttt AAATTTGAAGAACAATCAGCTGACTGGTCCCATCCCTACGACTCTCACGCAAATTCCGAACCTTAAAACTCT TGATCTTGCTCAGAATGAGCTTAATGGCGAGATTCCAAGGCTAATATATTGGAATGAAGTATTGCAGTACCT TGGATTGCGCGGAAACTCATTAACTGGATCACTGTCACCTGATATGTGTCAATTGACAGGCTTGTGGTACTT TGATGTTAGAGGCAATAATCTGACTGGCACGATCCCAGACAACATTGGAAATTGCACAAGCTTTGAGATCTT GGATATATCGTATAATCAGATCACAGGGGAAATTCCATACAACATTGGGTTTTTGCAAGTGGCCACGCT GTCCCTTCAAGGGAATAGACTGACAGGAAAAATCCCTGAGGTGATTGGTCTAATGCAGGCTCTTGCTGTCCT GGATTTGAGTGAGAACGAACTAGTAGGGCCAATCCCACCAATATTTGGCAATTTATCCTACACTGGGAAATT ATACCTACATGGCAACAAGTTGACTGGGTCAATTCCTCCTGAACTTGGGAATATGTCAAAGCTTAGCTACTT GCAATTGAACGACAACAAACTGGTTGGGAGAATTCCTGCTGAGCTTGGGAAGCTGGAGCAGTTGTTTGAGTT GAATCTTGCCAACAATGTTCTGGAAGGTCCCATTCCACATGATATCAGTTCCTGCACCGCCTTGAATCAATT CAATGTGCATGGAAACCGCTTGACTGGGTCCATCCCTCTGACATTCCGAAATCTGCAGAGTTTGACTTATCT GAACTTGTCAAGGAACTATTTTAGTGGGAGAATAGCTATTGAGTTGGGACGCATCATCAATCTGGACACATT GGATCTGTCGAGCAATAACTTTTCTGGCCCTGTTCCAGCTTCGGTTGGTGATCTTGAGCACCTTCTGACCTT AAATTTGAGTGGTAATCATCTTAATGGTTCTTTGCCAGCAGAATTTGGGAACCTCAGGAGTGTTCAAACTAT TGATATGTCATTCAACAATCTTTCCGGGAGCATCCCAGGAGAATTGGGGCAGTTGCAGAACCTTGCAGCACT GATACTCAATAACAACAACTTGAATGGAACAATACCTGATCAGCTAACCAACTGTTTCAGTCTTGCCACCTT GAATTTCTCGTACAACAATCTATCAGGCGTTGTACCTCCCATGAGGAACTTTTCACGATTTTTGCCAGACAG CTTTACTGGAAACCCGTTGTTGTGTGGCAACTGGTTAGGATCGATATGTAGTCCTGCCACAAAATCCAGGG CTCTATTCTCCAGAACAGCCGTCGTTTGTATGGCCTTAGGCTTCATCACATTGTTATCCATGGTAATAGTTGCAGTTTACAAATCCAACCAACCAAAGGATTTAACGATGGGTTCTGGCAAGTCCGGGCAAG GTCCTCCTAAACTTGTAATCCTTCACATGGATATGGCTGTACACACCTTTGACGATATAATGAGAATTACTGAGAATCTAAATGAGAAGTATATTATAGGTTATGGTGCTTCTAGTACAGTGTACAAGTGTATACTAAAGAATTCCCGACCCATGGCAATTAAGCGACTCTACACTCGGTATCCTAATGACATGCGGGAGTTTGAGACTGAACTTGAAACCGTTGGCAGAATCAAGCACAGAAATCTTGTCAGTCTGCATGGCTATTCACTGTCTCCCCATGGAAATCTACTCTTCTATGACTATATGGAGAACGGATCTCTATGGGATCTGCTTCACG GACCATCAAAGAAGGTTAAACTTGACTGGGAAACGCGGTTGAAAATAGCGGTTGGCGCAGCACAGGGACTTGCTTATCTTCACCATGATTGCAACCCCCGAATCATTCACAGGGATGTTAAATCCTCGAACATTTTGCTGGACGAGAATTTTGAGGCTCATCTCTCTGATTTTGGAGTTGCAAAATTCATCCCAACTGCAGAGACTCATGCATCAACTTATGTTCTTGGAACAATTGGCTACATTGATCCAGAATATGCCCGAACCTCCCGTGTCACTGAAAAGTCTGACGTGTATAGCTTTGGGGTCGTGCTTCTTGAGCTACTGACCGGGAAAAAGGCTGTGGAACAGGATTCCAACTTGCATCAACTG ATACTGTCCAAGGCTGATACCAATACTGTAATGGAGTCTGTCGACCCTGAGGTTTCGGTTACTTGCATGGATTTATCTCATGTCCGGAAGACCTTCCAACTTGCCCTCCTGTGCACCAAGCGAAACCCTACTGAAAGACCAACCATGCACGAGGTTGCAAGGGTTCTGGTCTCCCTCCTTCCTGCACCCGCCACAAAACATTGTTCCATTCCAAAGGGCATTGACTACGCCAAGTTTGTGGCCGACAAGGAACAACAGAAGCCAAAATCGCATCAGCAACAGCCGAGGCCAGTTCAGCAAGAGAGCCATTCATCCGACGCTCAGTGGTTTGTCCGCTTCGGCGAAGTCATATCCAAGAACACGCTTTGA